In Penicillium psychrofluorescens genome assembly, chromosome: 5, a single window of DNA contains:
- a CDS encoding uncharacterized protein (ID:PFLUO_007419-T1.cds;~source:funannotate): MITGGTSGIGFAIAARFLQEGAATVTLVGRSQKRLLEAAKRLGSSTGTVSETSEDNGEVATRAPEEDKQQDPGIESNGTLQVSDQIRLLVGDISETGSWMRELESEMGNIDILVNAAGISTSSILPRTELSDISRTLRTNLEGAILTSRAFLRASIRSRVRNNRNDPTETKKPASKCIINVSSLLALKSGTGAVPYAASKAGLLGLTRSVAVETSASLKDLAFRSNAIVPGYIDTPMLADFTPGEVSRLKDLIPLHRFGDPSEVADAAVFLAQNEYANNCVLNLDGGLSAV; this comes from the exons ATGATCACCGGCGGGACATCGGGAATCGGATTCGCGATTGCAGCGCGCTTTCTACAAGAGGGTGCGGCGACAGTGACTCTTGTGGGCCGGTCGCAGAAACGCCTGCTGGAGGCAGCGAAGCGCTTGGGATCCTCGACTGGCACGGTATCAGAGACGAGTGAGGACAACGGCGAGGTCGCAACTCGGGCTCCGGAGGAAGATAAACAGCAGGATCCTGGCATTGAAAGTAATGGCACGCTCCAAGTCTCTGATCAGATTCGACTGCTTGTTGGAGACATTTCCGAGACAGGATCATGGATGCGCGAGCTAGAGAGCGAAATG GGCAACAttgacatcctcgtcaaCGCAGCAGGGATCTCCACCTCCAGCATTCTCCCCAGAACAGAGCTTTCCGATATATCTAGAACCCTGCGTACAAACCTCGAAGGCGCAATCCTGACCTCGCGCGCATTTCTCCGCGCGTCCATCCGCAGCCGAGTGCGCAACAACCGTAACGACCCAACAGAGACCAAGAAACCGGCCTCAAAATGTATAATCAATGTCTCATCCCTCCTTGCGCTGAAGAGCGGAACCGGCGCCGTGCCGTACGCGGCATCCAAAGCGGGTCTTCTGGGTCTCACGCGCTCAGTAGCTGTCGAGACGTCGGCGTCGTTGAAGGACCTGGCTTTTCGCTCGAATGCCATTGTGCCGGGGTATATAGATACTCCGATGCTTGCTG ATTTCACACCTGGAGAAGTCTCCCGACTCAAGGATCTCATCCCTCTACATCGATTCGGGGATCCGTCCGAGGTGGCGGATGCGGCGGTTTTCCTGGCGCAGAATGAGTATGCGAATAATTGTGTGCTCAACCTGGATGGTGGGCTGAGTGCTGTGTGA
- a CDS encoding uncharacterized protein (ID:PFLUO_007416-T1.cds;~source:funannotate), which translates to MQFSRALIALVAAGLASAQLPNVPSCSLNCFLSALESDGCSDLTDFACHCQKPGLVSTVTPCVKKACDESDQVSVSNAVVSECSAAGHPISVPPVITTTSATTTTTTTTSSSSSSSSSSSSSSESSSSGGSYPTTTAPASTGPASSSSKASSIPMSASKTGSSGSSPSSTPGYNAASNLQGGMAGVVAAAAAVAYVL; encoded by the exons ATGCAGTTCTCCCGCGCTCTGATTGCCCTCGTTGCCGCTGGCCTGGCCAGTGCCCAGCTGCCTAATGTGCCCTCCTGCTCG CTCAACTGCTTCCTGAGCGCTCTTGAGAGCGATGGCTGCTCGGACCTGACCGACTTCGCTTGCCACTGCCAGAAGCCCGGCCTCGTCAGCACTGTGACTCCCTGCGTCAAGAAGGCCTGCGACGAGTCGGACCAAGTCT CCGTCTCCAACGCCGTGGTCTCCGAGTGCTCTGCCGCTGGCCACCCCATCTCCGTGCCTCCCGTGATCACTACCACGTCtgccacgaccaccacgaccaccaccacctcctcctcgtcgtcctcgtcctcgtcctcgtcctcctcttcggagTCGAGCTCGTCCGGCGGCTCTTACCCGACTACCACTGCGCCGGCCAGCACCGGTCCCGCTAGCTCGTCGTCCAAGGCCAGCTCGATCCCGATGTCTGCCTCCAAGACCGGCAGCTCTGGCTCCAGCCCTAGCTCCACCCCCGGCTACAACGCCGCTTCCAACCTCCAGGGTGGTATGGCCggtgttgttgctgctgccgctgctgttGCGTACGTCCTGTAA
- a CDS encoding uncharacterized protein (ID:PFLUO_007417-T1.cds;~source:funannotate) — protein sequence MSGIIGASTSPSTSAAPLVHQLNATVSGYSLLPSSARDVVLFPLRVLYRAETFAFRTVPRSIARVVGLENLGTSLWGGAAATVGETGFAGGAAAAARGAADMAGEGVADAVAQGGGFHFSDLLQTMRKLGGFFSYLTSLWSFACLIEGWVLTTFKALVLNRIAIYASTRRHLRLGWERRLALRIIPIILFAAQILVLLRGIRCQTSPDYGAMRYRKPGKQLIFDYAGGGGALYSLSSKLLSWESDQQSCSAVKMGRLGSSSEIPYGSYSILWPVFMVLCLSHFVETLSCALQGRAVLTEAGMSIFEHSLAFAEAESMISKSIGLGLFGLPKQNPLSEGGSAESPSPLQMLTRSQVLERMNVTPELLLIALISCSNSLTSHVLDVFGKQSNYRLLNTAFWGFCFMAAMVWGFCSGSPINNETGVLKFPTVCSVGFVPHMLVLAGIVTCLAIYGLALVITAFSLDVEDSQALTLRERFSLAHENMQGSNQIRSIRINRHDDFYTTLLRIGYVALTAASEAVFLNEGKAVIARPMTWLEEDRLAEIEASRQKSSSYGNWPNQADGGPPFDAAGFASFDVPQAPSTWESGYNKEKKIEKPKNGSRSMRSQAELGGVGAVRGAVRCAHGISFFRAIFMLLGHWIAYGLSRLLDQLGINSRPRWLKRSAGSRQFKPGTGDVAHPESLDFWILTEDGELELPEDHEFDVELEMRKRERSGRNQWEGTDELRLDDKLYGWWKLGGSWGNQDHTSDYSPPIDDDDTTSMISMSTNVTDSEWEDYASDGRRTPTQTNPYPIEFSRESTPSQDPLIDMGTLTRLLDPHDRESRQEARILAAHLSPGKESSQIMTRSRYQKQVERERSRILLSSRLIHGPSSSQSSSIKSKPTPEEESEMLERLILSRRAEKESLDPNTWESGATGLPNGPPCVVCQTNPRAIITWPCRCLCICEDCRVSLAMNNFGSCVTCRQEVGGFMRLWVP from the exons ATGTCTGGTATCATTGGTGCCTCAACCAGCCCGAGTACCTCCGCGGCACCGCTCGTACATCAGCTGAACGCTACCGTCTCCGGTTACTCCCTGCTTCCGTCTTCGGCCCGCGACGTCGTCCTGTTTCCCCTTCGAGTCCTTTACCGCGCCGAAACATTTGCTTTTCGTACCGTCCCTCGAAGTATTGCGAGAGTGGTCGGGCTTGAGAATCTGGGCACAAGTCTTTGGGGTGGAGCTGCGGCAACTGTGGGCGAGACGGGGTTCGCGGGCGgggctgcggctgcggcaCGCGGTGCTGCGGATATGGCTGGCGAGGGAGTTGCTGATGCGGTGGCTCAAGGCGGAGGGTTCCATTTCAGTGACTTGCTGCAAACTATGAGGAAGCTCGGCGGGTTCTTCTCCTATTTGACGAGTCTCTGGTCGTTTGCCTGTTTGATCGAG GGATGGGTTCTAACGACCTTCAAGGCCCTTGTGTTGAACCGCATTGCCATTTACGCATCTACCCGACGACACCTCCGCCTGGGTTGGGAACGACGGTTGGCCTTGCGTATAATTCCTATCATCCTCTTCGCGGCGCAAATCCTCGTCTTGCTCCGGGGCATTCGATGCCAGACGTCCCCCGATTATGGGGCAATGCGCTATAGAAAACCCGGGAAGCAGCTGATTTTCGACTAtgccggtggcggcggtgccCTGTACTCGCTAAGCTCAAAGCTCTTGAGCTGGGAATCCGACCAGCAGTCTTGCAGCGCAGTCAAGATGGGCCGGCTGGGTAGCTCTTCAGAAATTCCCTATGGCTCCTACTCTATCCTGTGGCCGGTTTTCATGGTACTCTGTCTTAGCCACTTTGTCGAAACGCTGTCGTGTGCCTTGCAGGGCAGAGCTGTGTTGACCGAGGCGGGCATGTCGATCTTTGAGCATTCACTCGCCTTTGCAGAGGCCGAGTCCATGATCAGCAAATCGATCGGCCTGGGTCTATTCGGACTGCCTAAGCAAAATCCTCTCAGCGAAGGCGGATCCGCCGAgtctccctcgccgctcCAAATGCTCACACGATCTCAGGTTCTGGAACGAATGAACGTCACACCAGAGTTACTTCTCATCGCTTTAATATCTTGTTCTAATAGTCTGACTTCTCACGTCCTCGATGTCTTCGGCAAGCAGAGTAATTATCGTCTGCTCAACACCGCTTTCTGGGGATTCTGTttcatggctgccatggtCTGGGGCTTCTGCAGCGGGTCTCCAATAAACAATGAGACGGGTGTCCTCAAGTTTCCCACCGTTTGCAGCGTTGGGTTCGTCCCACACATGCTTGTTCTAGCCGGCATCGTGACGTGTCTGGCGATCTACGGCCTGGCGCTGGTCATTACTGCGTTCTCATTGGATGTGGAAGATTCCCAAGCATTGACGCTGCGCGAGAGATTTTCGTTGGCTCACGAGAACATGCAAGGTTCCAATCAGATCCGCAGCATCCGCATCAACCGGCATGACGACTTCTACACAACTTTGCTCCGTATTGGCTACGTTGCCTTGACAGCTGCCAGCGAAGCAGTGTTCCTGAATGAGGGGAAGGCGGTTATAGCACGGCCAATGACgtggctggaagaagaccggctcgccgagatcgaggcttCCCGACAGAAAAGCTCTTCCTATGGCAACTGGCCAAATCAAGCTGATGGTGGCCCGCCATTTGACGCTGCGGGCTTCGCAAGCTTCGACGTCCCGCAAGCACCCTCGACATGGGAAAGTGGCTACAAtaaggaaaaaaagatcgAAAAACCAAAGAACGGTTCCCGATCAATGCGGTCTCAGGCTGAACTTGGCGGTGTGGGCGCTGTGCGCGGTGCAGTTCGGTGTGCTCATGGGATTTCGTTCTTCCGCGCCATATTCATGCTTCTGGGCCATTGGATTGCCTACGGGCTTAGTCGATTGCTTGATCAGCTGGGGATCAACTCTCGCCCGCGGTGGCTAAAACGTTCGGCTGGATCACGCCAGTTCAAGCCCGGGACCGGTGATGTGGCTCATCCGGAATCTTTGGATTTCTGGATACTTACAGAAGACGGGGAGCTCGAACTCCCAGAAGACCACGAGTTTGATGTCGAGCTGGAAATGAGAAAACGAGAGCGCTCTGGCCGGAACCAGTGGGAAGGGACTGATGAACTTCGGCTGGACGACAAATTGTACGGCTGGTGGAAATTGGGTGGGAGTTGGGGCAACCAAGACCATACGTCTGACTACAGCCCTCCCATCGATGACGATGACACGACAAGTATGATCTCAATGTCCACCAATGTCACTGACTCCGAGTGGGAAGATTATGCATCGGATGGTCGCCGCACACCTACCCAGACTAACCCTTATCCCATCGAGTTCTCCCGGGAGAGCACGCCGTCTCAAGATCCTCTCATAGATATGGGCACCCTCACACGCCTTCTCGACCCACACGATCGCGAAAGTCGCCAGGAAGCCCGAATACTCGCCGCACATCTCAGCCCCGGAAAAGAGTCCTCCCAGATCATGACCCGCAGTCGGTACCAGAAGCAAGTGGAACGAGAGCGATCCCGCATTTTACTTTCATCACGTCTGATCCACGGACCCTCATCCTCTCAATCCAGCAGTATCAAAAGCAAACCCACgcccgaagaagaatccgaaATGCTAGAACGCCTCATCCTCTCCCGCCGCGCAGAGAAAGAATCCCTCGACCCGAACACCTGGGAATCCGGCGCAACGGGTCTACCGAATGGCCCGCCCTGCGTCGTCTGCCAAACCAATCCGCGCGCCATCATCACCTGGCCCTGTCGCTGTTTGTGTATCTGTGAGGATTGTCGGGTTAGTCTCGCCATGAACAATTTCGGGAGCTGCGTCACCTGCCGCCAAGAGGTTGGCGGGTTTATGCGCCTGTGGGTTCCGTGA
- a CDS encoding uncharacterized protein (ID:PFLUO_007420-T1.cds;~source:funannotate) → MRGSSVKRSLGAELYHKIKESNVLLVGAGGIGCELLKNLLLTGFGEIHIIDLDTIDLSNLNRQFLFRHEHIKKPKALVAKEVAHKFQPGAKLEAYHANIKDAQFNVDWFKQFNVVFNALDNLDARRHVNHMCLAANVPLVESGTTGFNGQVQVIRKGDTECYECNPKETPKSFAVCTIRSTPSQPIHCIVWAKSYLFSEMFGTSENEAPEVDGTENAENGWFDTFPVQAKSDSRTAQEIEDLRKEARELNDIRQSMGSDEFPRKVFEKVFQKDIERLRGMEDMWKSRQKPDVLEFENLESDSSSIEPTISSTDQRVWALGESFVVFKDSLNRLSRRFKELQEASDGSGSPTLEFDKDDEDTLDFVTATANLRATAFHIEQKSKFDTKEMAGNIIPAIATTNAMTAGLCVLQAFKVLQNDLANAKMHLKVFLERSGARAINSNTVNKPNPACTICSVARGRVMIDPARATLQDLVEGVLRLELGYGEELSVLNNSEVIYDPDLEDNLAKKLSDFDLRKDSFVTIIDDEDEPRVNVELVFVERTEPVSKAATLEQTFEIPRKPKQAQLPILGDSAATNGIPVIGKRKREAEDGDITNGHAAKRVAGEPASNGDDSAPIVLEDDGPLLIEDD, encoded by the exons ATGCGAGGTAGCTCCGTCAAGCGCTCCCTCGGAGCGGAACTCTACCacaagatcaaggag TCGAACGTCCTTCTCGTTGGCGCCGGCGGGATCGGCTGCGAACTGCTCAAGAACCTACTGCTGACCGGCTTTGGCGAAATCCACATCATCGACCTGGACACCATCGACCTGAGCAATCTTAATCGCCAATTCCTCTTCCGACACGAGCACATCAAGAAACCCAAGGCTTTG GTTGCAAAAGAAGTGGCGCACAAGTTCCAGCCCGGCGCAAAGCTCGAGGCATACCATGCGAACATCAAGGATGCCCAGTTCAACGTGGACTGGTTCAAGCAATTTAACGTTGTCTTCAATGCGCTGGACAATCTCGATGCGCGACGCCATGTGAATCACATGTGTCTCGCGGCCAACGTGCCGCTGGTTGAGAGCGGGACTACAGGCTTCAACGGGCAAGTCCAGGTTATCCGCAAG GGTGATACCGAATGCTACGAATGCAACCCAAAGGAAACCCCCAAATCATTTGCTGTCTGCACAATCCGGTCTACTCCGAGCCAACCGATCCATTGTATCGTCTGGGCGAAGAGCTACCTATTCTC GGAGATGTTTGGAACGAGCGAAAATGAGGCACCGGAGGTGGACGGTACAGAAAACGCGGAAAATGGTTGGTTTGACACATTTCCTGTTCAAGCAAAGTCTGACTCGCGAACAGCACAAGAAATCGAGGACCTACGCAAGGAAGCTCGGGAACTCAATGATATTCGGCAGTCCATGGGCTCAGACGAGTTCCCTCGCAAGGTGTTCGAGAAAGTCTTCCAAAAGGATATCGAGCGGCTACGTGGAATGGAGGACATGTGGAAATCACGCCAGAAGCCGGATGTGCTCGAGTTTGAAAACCTAGAGTCGGATTCTTCATCAATTGAGCCAACCATTTCTTCAACCGACCAGAGAGTGTGGGCGCTGGGCGAGAGCTTTGTGGTATTCAAAGACAG CCTGAATCGTTTAAGCCGTCGCTTCAAAGAGCTTCAAGAGGCTTCAGATGGCAGTGGCTCTCCAACTCTGGAGTTTGAcaaggatgacgaggacacACTAGATTTCGTTACCGCCACTGCCAACTTACGCGCGACTGCGTTCCACATCGAGCAAAAGTCCAAGTTCGATACCAAAG AAATGGCCGGCAACATTATTCCCGCTATTGCGACGACCAACGCCATGACCGCTGGTCTTTGTGTGTTGCAGGCATTCAAGGTGCTCCAGAATGACCTGGCAAATGCTAAGATG CATCTGAAGGTCTTCCTTGAGAGATCTGGCGCTCGCGCGATCAACTCTAACACCGTGAATAAGCCAAACCCCGCCTGTACCATTTGCTCTGTTGCGCGTGGACGGGTAATGATCGATCCAGCGCGTGCAACCCTCCAGGATCTTGTGGAGGGGGTTCTTCGGCTTGAGTTGGGCTATGGTGAGGAGTTGTCGGTGTTGAATAACTCCGAGGTGATCTATGACCCGGATTTGGAAGACAACCTTGCCAAGAAACTATCCGACTTCGATCTCAGGAAAGACAGCTTTGTCACGATCattgatgatgaagatgaaccTCGCGTCAACGTTGAGCTGGTTTTCGTTGAAAG GACCGAGCCAGTGAGCAAGGCTGCCACGTTAGAGCAGACATTCGAGATTCCCCGGAAGCCTAAGCAAGCTCAACTGCCAATTCTCGGCGATTCTGCAGCCACCAACGGCATCCCTGTCATCGGCAAACGCAAGCGCGAGGCTGAAGATGGTGACATAACGAATGGCCATGCTGCCAAGCGTGTGGCTGGCGAGCCCGCGTCCAATGGTGACGACTCAGCGCCCATCGTCTTAGAGGATGATGGTCCCCTCTTGATTGAAGATGattga
- a CDS encoding uncharacterized protein (ID:PFLUO_007423-T1.cds;~source:funannotate): MSVTLHTPQGDLKVELFCEAVPKTVENFLALCACGAYNDTPFHRLVPGFMIQGGDISLGPAAQSSSTSTKPPLPFEIPKGGTSIYHPSALNQEISLPALRHNARGILSMASRPVKDSTAPGSQHATGQTVNGSQFFIAFAPAPHLDGASTVFGKVLNLSAQDEGGDVLSKLEKANVKVDKKSRVSQPKEGEDYEPLRIDRITIHANPFAT, encoded by the exons ATGTCAGTTACA CTCCACACACCTCAAGGCGACCTCAAGGTCGAGCTATTCTGCGAAGCCGTCCCCAAGACAGTCGAGAACTTCCTCGCCCTCTGCGCCTGCGGCGCCTACAACGACACGCCCTTCCACCGTCTCGTCCCCGGCTTCATGATCCAAGGCGGCGACATCTCTCTCGGACCCGCTGCCCAATCCTCGTCCACGTCAACGAAACCGCCCCTCCCCTTCGAAATCCCCAAAGGCGGTACCTCGATCTACCACCCCTCCGCGCTAAACCAGGAGATCAGTCTCCCGGCACTACGACACAATGCGCGCGGGATTCTTTCCATGGCATCGAGGCCTGTGAAGGATAGCACAGCTCCAGGCTCGCAGCATGCGACGGGACAAACCGTCAACGGCAGTCAATTCTTCATCGCCTTTGCGCCGGCGCCGCATCTCGATGGGGCCAGTACCGTATTTGGCAAGGTTTTGAATCTCAGCGCCCAGGACGAGGGTGGTGATGTGTTGTCCAAGCTTGAAAAGGCCAATGTCAAGGTTGACAAGAAGTCTCGCGTGTCTCAGCCTAAGGAAGGCGAAGATTATGAGCCGCTGCGCATTGATAGGATTACTATTCATGCGAATCCATTTGCGACGTGA
- a CDS encoding uncharacterized protein (ID:PFLUO_007418-T1.cds;~source:funannotate), which produces MAEQSEYVTLVSYDGFEYILPRSAACISGTIRRMLDPSSKFSEALTGRCVLENMTGIVLEKVCEYFLYNEKHKDQTNVPDMEIPPELCLELLMAADYLDT; this is translated from the exons ATGGCGGAGCAGTCCGAGTACGTCACCCTCGTGTCCTACGATGGATTCGAATATATCCTCCCGCGCAGCGCGGCGTGTATCTCAGGCACCATCCGGCGCATGCTCGACCCTTCCA GCAAGTTCTCCGAGGCTCTGACGGGACGATGCGTGCTGGAGAATATGAC TGGAATCGTTCTCGAGAAAGTCTGCGAATACTTCCTGTACAACGAGAAACACAAAGACCAGACCAACGTCCCAGATATGGAGATTCCGCCGGAACTGTGTCTGGAATTGCTGATGGCGGCGGATTATCTGGATACGTGA
- a CDS encoding uncharacterized protein (ID:PFLUO_007421-T1.cds;~source:funannotate), with protein MPAADPYADSGSDDDADPELLELLRKSLGLGNEPSKGQPPETKVLESAQYVFDEAIDVALSPQQTKEAAETIWRLMQKKEYSTQTWSEHELHPKTKDESTMDFIFTMDLLNFSFWSEEPDEAKRFAVEYRGKRWTGYWSLVAALQRALEEDIPITDPDFWVDETECTEEVLKHVFRSATDEEIPLFQERVQCLREAGEVLSTEFGGSFANCIDSANYSAAGLVNLLAENFACFRDEIVFHGRRVRLYKRAQILVADLWACFNGEDFGEFHDIDKITILSHPSDAAPARLPASLPPLESHIRSRKPLPSGSTWEIELRGTSIWCVELIKREIEKRHPEVRMNGNSKPTQQDESHSATKTPENNHTEKPEEQPENAEMPKRTYGINAILIDFFLYDTMKNLEAEHNETIPHHRTRSIWY; from the exons atgcCCGCAGCAGATCCCTACGCCGACTCAGGGTCGGACGACGACGCCGACCCGGAATTGCTGGAACTCTTGCGCAAATCCCTCGGACTGGGCAATGAGCCTTCCAAGGGGCAACCACCCGAGACAAAAGTGCTCGAGAGCGCACAATACGTCTtcgacgaggccattgatGTGGCCCTGAGTCCCCAGCAGACCAAAGAGGCCGCCGAGACAATATGGCGGCTGATGCAGAAGAAAGAGTACTCGACGCAGACCTGGTCGGAGCATGAATTGCACCCGAAGACCAAGGATGAGAGTACGATGGATTTTATTTTCACTATGGATCTGTTGAATTTTAGCTTTTGGTCCGAAGAGCCTGATGAGGCGAAGCGGTTTGCCGTTGAGTATCGTGGGAAGCGATGGACGGGGTATTGGAGTTTGGTGGCGGCATTGCAGAGAGCACTTGAAGAGG ATATCCCTATCACAGATCCGGACTTCTGGGTGGATGAAACCGAGTGCACCGAAGAAGTGCTGAAGCATGTATTCCGATCCGCTACAGACGAAGAGATCCCTCTGTTCCAGGAGCGAGTACAGTGCCTGCGCGAAGCTGGAGAGGTCCTCAGTACA GAGTTCGGAGGCAGTTTCGCCAACTGTATCGACAGCGCCAACTACTCCGCCGCAGGGCTGGTCAACCTGCTCGCTGAAAACTTTGCCTGTTTCCGGGACGAGATCGTCTTTCACGGCCGACGGGTACGCCTCTACAAGCGAGCTCAAATCCTTGTAGCGGATCTGTGGGCTTGTTTCAATGGCGAGGACTTTGGGGAGTTTCATGACATTGACAAGATCACCAT ACTATCGCATCCCTCAGATGCTGCACCAGCTAGGCTGCCTGCGTCTCTCCCCCCTCTGGAGAGTCACATCCGATCCCGAAAGCCTCTCCCCTCCGGCTCCACATGGGAGATTGAGTTGCGAGGCACAAGTATTTGGTGTGTGGAGTTGATCAAAcgcgagatcgagaaacGACACCCGGAAGTCAGGATGAACGGGAACAGCAAGCCCACGCAGCAAGACGAATCGCACTCTGCAACAAAGACCCCTGAAAACAACCATACCGAGAAACCGGAAGAACAACCAGAAAACGCCGAAATGCCAAAAAGAACCTACGGGATCAAcgccatcctcatcgactTCTTTTTGTACGATACGATGAAAAACCTGGAGGCCGAACACAACGAAACCATTCCTCACCACCGCACTCGGAGCATTTGGTACTGA
- a CDS encoding uncharacterized protein (ID:PFLUO_007422-T1.cds;~source:funannotate), whose amino-acid sequence MNNRPVEQALGTLLPTHVNDLPQELLSLALSLVAQSRSFSSSLKPEEEIARPYACAEIACRRLSRSLKLPPLLGHAPCPPRIYKKLYSYLDKSLSASSSGIKRSASGSVSGTPPRTASAQTTPTKGSTVRKTPLKPAPTPRGLQNTPSKSTPLKRSVSVANTLASPSKSARKSTVSRPNGIHDSTIIPDAPDWVMTGIRTVCKTLSTPAPRTNTWSRPPISRTLPPHIFSGVSSILFLTSSMSNDEEGVNEETLDFLEPIVSIQGNEDDFRELVYAMVVAVYFLVLTRRRNSPPSEESEEQDTETQKMDKKTFNEMRQTALTSLGLSTDRRHRDDVDQWIAVIMEQSWANGREWFENIPFSRELNGEDEEGRSYQDLDEEDAALRGVRLPKRQNAASSASVSAPRGGLLPGLGTMMQDRVDWLSEDRHEDFVEWKADILARMEGMQSTAGPAAA is encoded by the exons ATGAATAACCGCCCGGTCGAGCAAGCGCTGGGCACACTGCTGCCCACTCATGTGAATGATCTCCCTCAGGAGCTTCTGAGTCTGGCGCTGTCTCTAGTCGCACAATCCCGAAGCTTTTCCAGCAGCTTGaagcccgaggaggagatcgctCGGCCCTATGCATGCGCTGAAATCGCTTGCAGGAG ACTGAGCCGCTCTCTCAAACTCCCCCCGCTACTCGGTCACGCACCATGTCCTCCGCGCATCTACAAGAAGCTCTATTCATACCTTGACAAGTCACTCTCCGCAAGTTCGAGCGGAATTAAGCGCTCAGCCAGTGGCTCTGTCTCCGGAACGCCGCCTCGCACTGCTTCCGCGCAGACAACCCCTACCAAGGGCTCAACTGTTCGCAAGACCCCTTTGAAGCCGGCTCCCACGCCCCGCGGCCTACAGAACACGCCCTCGAAATCTACGCCATTGAAAAGAAGCGTCAGCGTCGCTAACACACTGGCGTCGCCCTCCAAATCGGCTCGCAAGTCTACTGTATCTCGTCCGAACGGCATTCATGATTCAACTATCATCCCCGATGCCCCAGATTGGGTGATGACGGGCATTCGCACGGTCTGCAAGACATTATCAACCCCTGCACCTCGCACAAATACGTGGTCTCGACCACCTATTTCTAGAACCCTGCCTCCTCACATCTTTTCCGGCGTTTCCTCCATCCTCTTTCTGACATCGAGCATGTCGAACGATGAAGAAGGAGTCAACGAAGAAAccttggacttcttggaaCCCATTGTGTCGATTCAGGGCAATGAGGATGACTTCCGGGAGCTCGTTTATGCCATGGTAGTGGCCGTATATTTCCTTGTTCTCACTCGACGGCGTAACTCGCCGCCATCAGAGGAAAGCGAGGAACAAGACACCGAAACCCAAAAGATGGACAAGAAGACTTTCAACGAAATGCGCCAGACGGCTCTCACTAGTCTCGGCCTGTCCACAGACCGACGTCACCGCGACGACGTTGACCAGTGGATTGCGGTGATTATGGAGCAGAGCTGGGCTAACGGGCGGGAATGGTTTGAGAATATCCCTTTCTCTAGGGAGCTGAACggcgaagatgaagagggccGCTCGTATCAAGATcttgatgaagaggatgcgGCCTTGAGAGGTGTGCGGTTGCCCAAACGCCAGAATGCGGCATCTAGCGCTTCTGTCTCTGCTCCGCGCGGTGGTCTTTTACCCGGTCTGGGGACCATGATGCAGGACCGCGTCGACTGGTTAAGCGAGGACAGGCATGAGGACTTTGTAGAGTGGAAAGCGGACATTCTGGCTCGTATGGAGGGCATGCAAAGCACAGCTGGTCCAGCTGCAGCCTGA
- a CDS encoding uncharacterized protein (ID:PFLUO_007424-T1.cds;~source:funannotate), which yields MPRIVPKGGKVLADQWFPEGSTVGINSWVAHRNQEVYGQDADEFRPERWLEDGSHKKELEAYFFAFGQGSRTCIGKNISLLEVSKGIPQLIRHFDFTFAGDEELVCQNHWFVKPVNFYCTVTKRKT from the exons ATGCCGCGTATAGTACCAAAAGGCGGCAAAGTTCTTGCAGATCAATGGTTTCCTGAAGGG TCAACTGTTGGAATCAATTCGTGGGTAGCTCATCGGAACCAAGAAGTCTATGGCCAAGACGCAGATGAATTTCGGCCAGAGAGATGGCTGGAGGACGGTAGCCATAAGAAAGAACTTGAGGCATACTTTTTCGCG TTTGGCCAAGGCTCACGAACTTGCATTGGAAAGAATATAAGCCTTTTAGAAGTATCCAAGGGCATTCCACAACTTATTCGCCACTTCGATTTCACATTCGCTGGAGATGAGGAGTTGGTATGTCAGAACCACTGGTTTGTAAAGCCAGTCAACTTCTATTGCACTGTTACCAAGCGCAAGACGTAG